In Candidatus Angelobacter sp., a single window of DNA contains:
- a CDS encoding GIY-YIG nuclease family protein, with the protein MSSTTNALCIVYVLSNPAMPNLVKIGRTSRGDANIRIAELYSTGVPVPFKLEYACKVDNPDEVEQALHIASGPHRVNPKREFFRIEPEQAIAILRLLHTEDATGEVSAQPTTLDEQSLAAGEELQKRRPNLNFVEMSIPIGSTLHSTHNDATVVVVAPKKVRLGDEELSLTAATRQVLQLDYSVAPASHWTYNGKLINDIYEETYGDIE; encoded by the coding sequence ATGAGCTCCACCACAAACGCTCTTTGCATTGTTTACGTTCTTTCTAATCCAGCCATGCCGAACTTGGTAAAGATTGGCCGAACCTCTCGTGGCGATGCGAATATACGCATCGCGGAACTTTACAGCACCGGAGTCCCCGTCCCTTTCAAGCTCGAATATGCGTGTAAGGTTGATAATCCTGACGAAGTGGAGCAAGCATTACATATTGCCTCTGGGCCACACCGCGTAAACCCGAAGCGCGAGTTCTTTCGGATCGAGCCAGAACAGGCGATTGCGATTCTGCGTCTCCTGCACACCGAGGACGCGACCGGTGAGGTATCGGCGCAACCTACAACTCTCGATGAACAATCGTTGGCTGCCGGTGAGGAACTGCAAAAACGAAGGCCTAATTTGAATTTCGTGGAGATGAGCATCCCTATTGGTTCAACGCTACATTCGACGCACAATGACGCCACCGTTGTTGTTGTCGCTCCGAAGAAAGTGCGGCTCGGCGACGAGGAGCTGTCCCTCACTGCAGCAACACGACAGGTATTACAACTCGATTACTCTGTCGCACCGGCGTCGCATTGGACTTACAATGGCAAACTCATCAACGACATTTACGAGGAGACTTACGGGGATATCGAATGA